The sequence below is a genomic window from Rhodococcus sp. 4CII.
AGCGTGAGGTGTTGCTCGCGCACGCCGTCGTAGGCAACCTTCGCGAGTGCAGGCAGCACCCCGACGATGCTGGTGGCGGCCCGCACCCCGGCGCGGACCATCGCGACGGGAAGCAGCGATTCCCGTCGCGTCGTGCCGGCCACCCCGGGTGTCCACGGTGCGGGGCAGTCGAGGACGGCGGGATCGGTGGACAGGGCGTGGTGGAGCAGGCGCAGTCCGGCGGGCCCATCCATCAACGACAGGTGGATCTTCGAGAACACGGCGGTTCGCCCGTCGGCGAGTCCCTCGATGACGTGCATCTCCCACATGGGGTGCTGCGGATCGAGCGGCATGCCGTGCATCTGGGATACCAGCGACAGCAGATCCTCCATCCTGCCGCGGCCCGGGACCGCGGTGTGCCGCACGTGGTAGCCGAGATCGATGTGCTCGTCGAACGACCACCAGGGGTAGCTGGCCCCGCGGAGCGGGCGCACGGCGCGCCGGCGGAACATGTCCGACGCGGCCTCGTGCGACATCAACGCCTCGAACATGTTCCGCGCGTGGCCCGGGCCCGCCTCACTCGGCGGTTCGAACAGCTCGAGCGCCCCCACGTGCATGGGGTGGGACGGCGTCTCGAACAGCACGAACATCGCCTCGGTGGGGCTCATCACCGACATCCAGCGCCTCTTTCTCCGCTCGGGGCATGGCCGAGCATGCCCCGGCGCATCCCACGTCTTCAGGGTAAGCAGAACACGGAAACTTATTCCACAAGGCCGTTTTCACGCCACGACTGCTCATCCGCGGTCGAGCTGCGGAAACACCGTCTCGCGGGCGAGGAGCAGCACGGCGGCGGCCACCGGGATCGCCAACAGCGCCCCGACGATCCCCAGCAACGCGCCACCGATGAGGACGGCGACGACCGTGACCATCGGCGGCACCTTGACGGTGCGGCCGATGATGCGGGGAACGAGCAGGTAGTCCTCGAACAGACGGAGGGCGATGAAGAAGACGACGGTCGCCAGCGACACCGGAAGGGAAACGGTGAGGGCGACCAGCGCCACCACGACGCCGGCGAGCGTGGAACCGACCACCGGAATCAGGTCCAGCACGGCGACGAGGACGGCCAGCAGCAACGGATAGGGGACGTCGAAGGCGAGGAGCCACACGAACGTGAGGACGGCGGTGATCAGCGAGATCAGCAGATTTCCCAGCACGTAGCCGCCGACCTTGGCGAAGATCTCGTCGCCGATCAGAATCGTGCGCGGCCGTCGGGAGTTCGGCGCCAGGCGGTAGATCGACGACCGGATGTGCGCGAAATCGGCGAGGAAGTAGGCGGTGAGTACCACCACGATCACGATGCCGCTGACCGCGCTGAACACGACTTTTCCGGCACCCACGAGCCCGCCGACGACGACCGGGACGTTACTCGCGTCGAGCGCCTGACGCAGTTCGTCCTGCAGGTGAAACCGGGTGCTGAGGTCCCCGAGCGCGGGGTAGCGCTGCTCGAGGTGATTCAGGTAGTCGGGGGCGTTGTGCACGAGAGCGCCGCCCTGGGTGACCATCGGCGGGATCGCCGCGGCCAGGAACCCGGCCAGGAAGGCGAAAGCGATGACGAAAACCGTTGTGACGGCGGCCCACCGGGGGAAGCCGTGCCGCACCAGCCAGGACACGGCAGGTTCGAGCCCGATCGCGAGGAACGCGGCGACGGCGATGAGGACGAGCACCCCGCGGGCCGCCAGCACCACCTCGATCAGGGCGTAGGTGACGGCGACACCGGCGGCGCCGGCCATGCCGATGAAGAACGGGGAACGGCGATCGAACCGCGGTCCCGGCCTGCCGAGCGGGTGGGACTCCGTGCTGATGCGGGCCGCGCTCTCCTCCGCGGCGACGATCGGCTGCTCGTCCGCGGGGGAATGCGGTTGGGCCACGTTGTCGTCGTGACCCTCGGCGGCCCCGGTCACGGTCGCCGGACGACCCTGTCCCGCCGTCCGCGACCGGAATTGTCCCCGCCGATGCGCCGGCACCGGTCCGCGGCGGCCGGCCGGGTCGCGTCCGCGACCACGGGGGCCGGCATCGCCGGTGTCGAGCGGCAGTAGTCGTCGATCATTTCCACTGCCCGCTCCGCGCACACGGCTGGCGACGGCATCCGTCCGATTCCGAGGCCGTCGATGACGACGACGCTGCGACGGCCCAGCCCCTCGACGCCGAGACACCACCCGAAGGTCCGGTTCCAGGCCAGCACCGCGCTGCGCCCCGGCAGATAGTGCAGGCGGAACGGCAGGACGAGGACGGCGTCGAGTGCGTCGCCGGCCCACCAGTCGATGGAGTCGGCATGCACACTCCGGGCCACCGCGTGGATGTAGTCCCGAACGGTGTGGGTGTCGGCAACGCCTGTTCCACTCTTCATCGTCCACCGCCTCAGCTAGTAGACGATCGACATACCCGGACCGGCGACAGTTGAAACTTCACTCACCTGGGTGCGCTCGAGGGGCGCACCGCCGTCGTCTGCGGGTAGCCTCGCCGCATGCCGTACTTGGAGCGCTCGGGAGACGTGTTCGTGCTGTACCTCGGCGAGGAGGGGGAACGCGACAGCGAGAACGCCTTTCACCCGGACTGGGTCCACGACGGTGAACGAACTGCTCGACCGGGTCGAGCAGCACGACGGTCCCGCCGCACTGGTGACGACCGCGACCGGAAAGTTCTACTCCACCGGCCTCGACACGGGGTGGGTCCTCGCCAACACCGACAAGCTGAACGCCTACATCGACCGGGTGCAGGCCCTGTTCGCGCGGATCCTCACCTTCCCCTTTCCCACCGTGGCCGCACTGGCGGGGCACACCTTCGGCGGCGGCGCCATCCTCGCCGCGGCCCACG
It includes:
- a CDS encoding DUF6292 family protein, whose translation is MKSGTGVADTHTVRDYIHAVARSVHADSIDWWAGDALDAVLVLPFRLHYLPGRSAVLAWNRTFGWCLGVEGLGRRSVVVIDGLGIGRMPSPAVCAERAVEMIDDYCRSTPAMPAPVVADATRPAAADRCRRIGGDNSGRGRRDRVVRRP
- a CDS encoding AI-2E family transporter, producing MTGAAEGHDDNVAQPHSPADEQPIVAAEESAARISTESHPLGRPGPRFDRRSPFFIGMAGAAGVAVTYALIEVVLAARGVLVLIAVAAFLAIGLEPAVSWLVRHGFPRWAAVTTVFVIAFAFLAGFLAAAIPPMVTQGGALVHNAPDYLNHLEQRYPALGDLSTRFHLQDELRQALDASNVPVVVGGLVGAGKVVFSAVSGIVIVVVLTAYFLADFAHIRSSIYRLAPNSRRPRTILIGDEIFAKVGGYVLGNLLISLITAVLTFVWLLAFDVPYPLLLAVLVAVLDLIPVVGSTLAGVVVALVALTVSLPVSLATVVFFIALRLFEDYLLVPRIIGRTVKVPPMVTVVAVLIGGALLGIVGALLAIPVAAAVLLLARETVFPQLDRG